A single region of the Pygocentrus nattereri isolate fPygNat1 chromosome 27, fPygNat1.pri, whole genome shotgun sequence genome encodes:
- the rab5aa gene encoding RAB5A, member RAS oncogene family, a, which translates to MANRGGATRPNGPNAGNKICQFKLVLLGESAVGKSSLVLRFVKGQFHEFQESTIGAAFLTQTVCLDDTTVKFEIWDTAGQERYHSLAPMYYRGAQAAIVVYDITNEESFARAKNWVKELQRQASPNIVIALSGNKADLANKRAVDFQDAQSYADDNSLLFMETSAKTSMNVNEIFMAIAKRLPKSEPQAAGTNSGRSRGVDLTETAPPAKAPCCSN; encoded by the exons ATGGCCAATCGGGGAGGAGCGACCCGGCCCAATGGGCCCAATGCGGGCAATAAGATCTGCCAGTTCAAACTGGTCTTGCTGGGAGAGTCAGCTGTGGGCAAGTCCAGTCTTGTGCTTCGTTTCGTCAAAGGCCAATTCCATGAGTTTCAAGAGAGCACAATAGGAG CGGCCTTTCTGACACAAACAGTGTGCTTGGATGACACAACGGTGAAGTTTGAGATTTGGGACACTGCTGGACAGGAGCGCTACCACAGCCTGGCTCCCATGTATTACAGAGGTGCCCAAGCTGCCATTGTGGTCTATGACATCACCAATGAA GAGTCATTTGCAAGAGCAAAGAATTGGGTGAAGGAGCTCCAGAGGCAGGCCAGCCCAAACATTGTCATTGCTCTTTCTGGAAACAAAGCTGACCTTGCTAACAAAAGAGCTGTTGACTTCCAG gatgCCCAGTCTTATGCGGATGACAACAGTTTGCTATTCATGGAGACGTCAGCTAAGACCTCCATGAATGTGAATGAGATTTTCATGGCCATTG CTAAAAGGTTGCCCAAGAGTGAGCCCCAGGCTGCTGGAACCAACAGTGGGCGGAGTAGGGGCGTGGACCTAACTGAGACAGCCCCACCCGCCAAGGCCCCCTGCTGCAGCAACTAA